In one window of Nocardiopsis aegyptia DNA:
- a CDS encoding ATP-dependent helicase yields MIGERFGPATRTWFDQAFPAGPTPAQAQAWDAISQGRNTLVVAPTGSGKTLSAFLWSLDRLTRTPGDGRCRVVYVSPLKALAVDIERNLRAPLAGISAAARDQGLPLSPVTVGVRTGDTPAAERRRLATRPPDILITTPESLFLVLTSRARESLAGVETVIVDEVHALAGTKRGAHLALSLERLEDLLDRPAQRIGLSATVRPPDLVAEFLGGASVVAPHDTPHMDLSVVVPVPDMEEPGPGGSGPTASGTGGTGDGGAGPLSRGSIWPHVERRVLDLVEAHRSTIVFTNGRRTAEKLCARLNDLHAELHGAGLPPEEHAADVIGQSGQSSGGDPVIARAHHGSVSKAERALIEDDLKAGRLRCVVATSSLELGVDMGAVDMVVQVAAPPSVASGLQRVGRAGHQVGETSRGVFFPQFRGDLLAATVVVERMREGAIERLEMPRDPLDVLAQQIVAMVAMDDWPVAELAALVRRAAPFARLADSVLESVLDMLSGRYPSDEFAELRPRVVWDREADVLRARPGAQRLAVISGGTIPDRGLYSVHLSGPPASGRAPTRVGELDEEMVYESRVGDVFVLGSTSWRIDAITADRVLVSPAPGRPGRMPFWKADSMGRPAELGRAVGALTRELAAAEPDDGVERARAAGLDPWAADNLVAYVTEQREATGQAPDDRTVVLEHFRDQVGDWRVVLHSPLGARVHAPWALALGGRLRERFGVDAQVVHGDDGIVVRLPDIEHDAAVLARELTDLVSLDPGSVEDLVTQELTGSALFAARFRECAARALLLPRQRPDKRMPLWQQRLRSAHLLSVAGRYGSFPIVLETVRECLRDVFDVPALVEVLTDIRARRVRVVEVRTERASPFAQSLLMEYTAAFLYEGDAPAAESRAQALTLDSSLLADLLGAVDLRDLLDPEVVEHTDALLQRIAAPVRDAEAAADLLREVGPLTTEEAAERGVRPEWLDDLAEAGRVLRGPVAGAERWYAVEDAARLRDAVGTVPPPGVPAALLEPVVAPLRDLVSRYARTHGPFEASEAAERLGMPEDVVLGVLRELAESGRVVRGAFRPREMSTAPQASVEGGHSPAERHPDGGGRRAGTAPQASVEGGHSPAKRHTGGTEWCDAEVLRRLRRGSIARLRREVEPVPPSALARFVPQWQHAVPGGRLRGPDAVFAAVEAVRGAPIAASDLEANVLPARVEGYAPVALDALTQAGEVMWAGLGTLPGDDGWLTLVPADEAALLLPDPVPVAADAEPVAAAVLEALSAGGGLFFRDLSDRVSRVLESVVSDAALVEALWDLLWAGHVTNDSLAPLRALLGSGSVRRRSPARAGRRGRPVMPSRSGPPTAAGRWSALPERETDPTRRALARAQAKLDEQGLVTYGSQGRGISREEYQVLRSMEESGQVRRGYFVEGLGGAQFALPGAVDRLRAVSGSTPGTSGDEGDGCLVLAATDPAQPYGQTLPWPATGREGAGRPARVGHALVVLDDGAPTLYLHLGGRSAVTFGTDPVLLDRAARSMASTVRERGLGPVAVERADGAEVFGTPLDTALVSAGFHVTPQGLRLRD; encoded by the coding sequence ATGATCGGCGAACGCTTCGGCCCCGCGACCCGGACCTGGTTCGACCAGGCCTTCCCCGCGGGCCCCACACCCGCCCAGGCCCAGGCATGGGACGCGATCTCCCAGGGCCGCAACACCCTGGTGGTCGCGCCGACGGGGTCCGGAAAGACGCTCTCCGCGTTCCTGTGGTCTCTGGACCGGCTCACCCGGACTCCCGGGGACGGCCGCTGCCGTGTCGTCTACGTCTCCCCCCTCAAGGCCCTGGCCGTCGACATCGAGCGCAACCTGCGCGCCCCGCTGGCCGGGATCTCCGCGGCCGCGCGGGACCAGGGCCTCCCCCTGTCCCCGGTGACCGTCGGCGTGCGCACCGGCGACACCCCGGCCGCCGAGCGGCGGCGCCTGGCCACCCGCCCGCCGGACATCCTCATCACCACCCCCGAGTCCCTCTTCCTGGTCCTGACCTCCAGGGCACGCGAGAGCCTGGCCGGTGTGGAGACGGTGATCGTGGACGAGGTGCACGCCCTGGCGGGCACGAAGCGCGGCGCCCACCTCGCCCTGAGCCTGGAGCGGCTGGAGGACCTCCTGGACCGGCCGGCCCAGCGCATCGGCCTGTCCGCCACGGTCCGCCCGCCGGACCTGGTCGCGGAGTTCCTCGGCGGCGCCTCGGTGGTCGCCCCGCACGACACCCCGCACATGGACCTGAGCGTGGTCGTGCCCGTCCCCGACATGGAGGAGCCCGGTCCCGGCGGGTCCGGCCCCACCGCCTCCGGGACCGGCGGCACCGGTGACGGCGGGGCCGGGCCGCTCTCGCGGGGGTCGATCTGGCCGCACGTCGAACGGCGGGTGCTGGACCTGGTCGAGGCCCACCGCTCCACGATCGTGTTCACCAACGGCCGCCGCACGGCGGAGAAGCTCTGCGCGAGGCTCAACGACCTGCACGCCGAGCTCCACGGCGCCGGCCTGCCGCCGGAGGAGCACGCCGCCGACGTCATCGGACAGTCCGGGCAGAGCAGCGGCGGCGACCCCGTCATCGCCCGGGCCCACCACGGATCGGTCTCCAAGGCCGAGCGCGCGCTCATCGAGGACGACCTCAAGGCGGGCCGCCTGCGGTGCGTCGTCGCCACGTCCAGCCTGGAGCTGGGGGTGGACATGGGCGCCGTCGACATGGTCGTACAGGTGGCGGCCCCGCCCTCCGTCGCCAGCGGCCTCCAGCGCGTGGGGCGGGCCGGGCACCAGGTCGGGGAGACCTCGCGCGGGGTGTTCTTCCCCCAGTTCCGCGGGGACCTGCTGGCGGCGACCGTGGTCGTGGAGCGGATGCGCGAGGGGGCCATCGAACGCCTGGAGATGCCGCGCGACCCGCTCGACGTCCTGGCCCAGCAGATCGTGGCGATGGTCGCCATGGACGACTGGCCGGTGGCCGAGCTCGCGGCGCTCGTCCGCCGGGCCGCGCCCTTCGCCCGCCTGGCCGACTCCGTCCTGGAGTCGGTCCTGGACATGCTCTCGGGCCGCTACCCCTCCGACGAGTTCGCGGAACTGCGCCCCCGGGTGGTGTGGGACCGCGAGGCCGACGTCCTGCGCGCCCGGCCCGGCGCGCAGCGGCTCGCGGTGATCAGCGGCGGCACCATCCCCGACCGCGGCCTGTACTCGGTGCACCTGTCCGGACCTCCCGCCTCCGGGCGGGCGCCCACCCGGGTCGGCGAGCTCGACGAGGAGATGGTCTACGAGTCGCGGGTGGGCGACGTCTTCGTCCTCGGCTCGACCTCGTGGCGGATCGACGCGATCACCGCCGACCGCGTCCTGGTCTCCCCCGCCCCCGGCCGACCCGGCCGCATGCCGTTCTGGAAGGCGGACTCCATGGGCCGCCCGGCCGAGCTGGGCCGGGCCGTGGGCGCTCTGACCAGGGAACTGGCCGCCGCCGAACCCGACGACGGCGTCGAGCGCGCCCGCGCCGCCGGGCTGGACCCCTGGGCGGCCGACAACCTCGTGGCCTACGTGACCGAGCAGCGCGAGGCCACCGGGCAGGCGCCCGACGACCGCACGGTGGTGCTGGAGCACTTCCGCGACCAGGTCGGCGACTGGCGCGTGGTGCTGCACTCGCCGCTCGGCGCGCGGGTGCACGCCCCGTGGGCCCTGGCCCTGGGCGGCCGGCTGCGCGAGCGCTTCGGCGTCGACGCCCAGGTCGTGCACGGCGACGACGGCATCGTGGTCCGGCTGCCCGACATCGAGCACGACGCCGCCGTCCTCGCCCGGGAGCTCACCGACCTGGTCTCCCTCGATCCCGGCTCCGTGGAGGACCTGGTCACCCAGGAGCTGACGGGGTCCGCGCTGTTCGCCGCCCGGTTCCGCGAGTGCGCGGCCCGTGCCCTGCTCCTGCCGCGCCAGCGCCCGGACAAGCGGATGCCGCTGTGGCAGCAGCGGCTGCGCTCGGCGCACCTGTTGTCGGTCGCGGGCCGGTACGGGTCCTTCCCCATCGTCCTGGAGACCGTGCGCGAGTGCCTGCGCGACGTGTTCGACGTTCCCGCCCTGGTGGAGGTCCTCACCGACATCCGGGCCCGCCGGGTCCGCGTGGTCGAGGTGCGCACCGAGCGGGCCTCGCCGTTCGCGCAGTCCCTGCTGATGGAGTACACGGCGGCCTTCCTGTACGAGGGGGACGCCCCGGCCGCCGAGTCGCGCGCGCAGGCGCTCACGCTCGACTCCTCCCTGCTGGCCGACCTGCTGGGCGCGGTGGACCTGCGGGACCTGCTCGACCCGGAGGTGGTGGAGCACACCGACGCCCTCCTCCAGCGGATCGCCGCCCCGGTCCGGGACGCGGAGGCCGCCGCCGACCTCCTGCGCGAGGTCGGTCCGCTGACCACGGAGGAGGCGGCCGAGCGCGGCGTGCGCCCGGAATGGCTCGACGACCTGGCGGAGGCGGGCCGCGTCCTGCGCGGTCCGGTGGCGGGGGCCGAGCGCTGGTACGCGGTGGAGGACGCGGCCCGGCTGCGCGACGCGGTCGGCACGGTCCCGCCCCCGGGTGTGCCTGCGGCTCTGCTGGAGCCGGTGGTCGCGCCGCTGCGCGACCTGGTGTCGCGGTACGCGCGCACGCACGGCCCGTTCGAGGCGTCGGAGGCGGCCGAGCGGCTGGGCATGCCCGAGGACGTGGTCCTGGGGGTGCTGCGGGAACTGGCGGAGTCGGGCCGGGTGGTCCGCGGCGCGTTCCGCCCGAGGGAGATGAGCACTGCGCCGCAGGCGTCCGTTGAGGGTGGCCACTCCCCCGCGGAGCGGCATCCGGACGGTGGTGGGCGACGGGCGGGCACCGCGCCGCAGGCGTCCGTTGAGGGTGGCCACTCCCCCGCGAAGCGGCACACCGGCGGGACGGAGTGGTGCGACGCCGAGGTGCTGCGGCGGCTGCGGCGGGGCTCGATCGCCCGGCTGCGCCGCGAGGTCGAACCGGTGCCGCCGTCGGCACTGGCCCGGTTCGTCCCCCAGTGGCAGCACGCGGTCCCCGGTGGGCGGCTGCGCGGGCCGGACGCCGTCTTCGCGGCGGTGGAAGCGGTGCGGGGCGCGCCGATCGCCGCGTCGGACCTGGAAGCGAACGTGCTGCCTGCCCGCGTGGAGGGGTACGCGCCGGTGGCGCTGGACGCGCTGACCCAGGCGGGCGAGGTGATGTGGGCGGGGCTGGGGACACTTCCGGGGGACGACGGGTGGTTGACGCTGGTGCCCGCCGACGAGGCCGCCCTGCTGCTACCGGACCCCGTTCCCGTGGCCGCGGACGCCGAACCGGTCGCCGCCGCCGTCCTGGAGGCGCTGTCGGCGGGCGGCGGCCTGTTCTTCCGGGACCTGTCCGACCGCGTCTCGCGGGTGCTGGAGTCGGTGGTCTCCGACGCCGCGCTGGTGGAGGCGCTGTGGGACCTGCTGTGGGCCGGGCACGTGACCAACGACTCCCTGGCCCCGCTGCGGGCCCTGCTCGGCTCGGGGTCGGTGCGCCGGCGCTCGCCCGCGCGCGCCGGGCGCCGGGGGCGGCCGGTGATGCCGTCGCGGTCGGGGCCGCCCACGGCCGCGGGCCGGTGGTCGGCGCTTCCCGAGCGCGAGACCGACCCGACACGGCGCGCGCTCGCGCGTGCGCAGGCCAAGCTGGACGAGCAGGGCCTGGTGACCTACGGGTCGCAGGGCCGGGGGATCTCCCGGGAGGAGTACCAGGTGCTGCGGTCGATGGAGGAGTCGGGGCAGGTCCGCCGCGGCTACTTCGTGGAGGGGCTGGGCGGCGCCCAGTTCGCGCTGCCCGGCGCGGTGGACCGGTTGCGCGCGGTGTCCGGGAGCACTCCCGGGACGTCGGGTGACGAGGGGGACGGGTGCCTGGTGCTCGCCGCCACCGATCCGGCCCAGCCCTACGGGCAGACCCTGCCGTGGCCGGCGACCGGACGCGAGGGCGCGGGGCGCCCGGCCCGGGTCGGGCACGCGCTGGTGGTCCTCGACGACGGCGCGCCCACGCTGTACCTGCACCTGGGCGGGCGCTCAGCGGTGACCTTCGGGACGGACCCGGTGCTCCTGGACCGCGCCGCCCGGTCCATGGCGTCGACCGTGCGCGAGCGCGGTCTCGGTCCGGTGGCCGTCGAACGGGCCGACGGAGCCGAGGTGTTCGGGACCCCTCTGGACACAGCCCTGGTGTCCGCCGGGTTCCACGTCACGCCCCAGGGCCTGCGCCTGCGCGACTGA
- a CDS encoding GNAT family N-acetyltransferase, whose protein sequence is MRAKDEPDLVRVSLAADTVFADAGVELPPDDPRPLLAHADRVLVATGPDGRPCGLAATVVVDGHPHLEQIAVDPDHGRRGVGSALLAAVCAEAAAAGHGTITLTTFRDLPWNGPWYTARGFAPLPRERWGPELARLWEAEADIRVLPRIVMAKEPA, encoded by the coding sequence ATGCGGGCGAAGGACGAGCCGGACCTGGTCCGGGTGTCACTGGCGGCGGACACGGTGTTCGCCGACGCAGGAGTGGAGTTGCCCCCGGACGACCCCCGCCCCCTGCTGGCGCACGCCGACCGCGTCCTGGTCGCGACCGGGCCCGACGGTCGGCCGTGCGGCCTGGCGGCGACCGTCGTGGTCGACGGGCACCCCCACCTCGAACAGATCGCGGTCGACCCCGACCACGGACGCCGGGGCGTCGGTTCCGCCCTGCTGGCCGCCGTCTGCGCCGAGGCCGCGGCGGCGGGCCACGGGACGATCACGCTCACCACGTTCCGCGATCTGCCGTGGAACGGCCCCTGGTACACCGCCCGCGGCTTCGCTCCCCTGCCCCGCGAGCGATGGGGGCCGGAGCTGGCCCGCCTGTGGGAGGCGGAGGCCGATATCCGCGTCCTGCCCCGGATCGTGATGGCGAAGGAACCGGCCTGA